CATCGCTAGTTTCAGATGTGGGCGACAATGGTGGCTCTGGCGTGTAGAACCTCTGCTGCAATGTGCTCTCAGCAGGGCTGAGCAAACCGCCACTTCTCCTATTCTCATCGTCGTTGCTACCCATGTCAACATACTCCTCGTCCCCATCGCTGACAACAACTCTCTTTCCCCGGTCCGAGGTCAGCCCCAGCCTCAGGCGAACCTCGTTCGCCAAGTCTGCCTCCTCATCCGAGTCATGTTCGATCGGAGGTAGCGGGGTTCTTCGGCCATCTGAGAAGCTCAGGGCAGCATCACTATCCTCGTCCGGGAGCGAAAGGTTTCCATGAGATTTTGTTGCTTGGGCCGTTGAGTACTTCCTATGAAGCTCACGAAAGCtcatggcggtggcggtgctgGCGCTGGCGGCTGATTCACGGCGCTCGGTGTCTCTGGGCGATTGGAGGATCGTCCTAAAATCCGGAGCCGCGGTTGCCGATGTGGGACTGGGATCAGTTCCGGAGAATGGCGTCGAGTTCACATCGGTGCGCACCGTATCCATGGTCTGCTGCGTCTTGCGATTCCGGAGCCTCTGGTCCGCGGCGCTTCCTTGCAAATCACCACCGAAATTGATGACGGAGGCCTTTTTGCCATGGACCACGAACGAGCCAGTGCCTCTGGTGAGGACATTTGTCTCGTCACGCGACGATTCTTCATCGGCACTCGAAGGAGCAGCTGGCTCCTTGCCCTTCCGACTGCGCACATGGGATAAGTGCCCCGCACTTTCGCGAAGCGTTCGTTGAAGACTTCGTCGGATTTTATTGCGGTCTTGCTTGTCAGAAGAGACTGATCCTGGCAGAGGGGAATTAGTCTCCCAGGGTTCTCGTTCTCGACCTTCCGAAACATCCCCTGCAAGTGTTGTAGAGGACTTGTTTTCGGTTTCTTTCGACTCGTTATCAAGGAGGCCAGCTTGTTCAAGCAGTTCCCTCTCGGCCGCATCGTGCTCATCACTGGGTTTGCCAGCTGGCTGCGGTGGCTGAAGTGCAGTTGGGATGCCTGTGGCTGCCGTCGGCGATGTTGAACTAGTCATATTTGGCGACGGTGATGCAGCAACCGGGTTCGGAGTTGCAGTGGCACTAGCAGTAGATCCTTTTCTGGGACTTGGATGGTCGATACTGACAGATGGGTTGTCCCAGGATAGACTGTGCTTGTGGTACGTCGCACTGGTTGGCGGTGTTTGGAAAACATCGCCTTCAGGTGAGTCGGGGGCTTCTCCGGGAGCAGGCGGGGCCACGCGGAGGGGTGCCGGCAAAGTTGATTTGGGACTCTGTTGAACCACAGTAGAGGAACTGGCTTTTGATGTCTCCCGACCCAAAGCTGGCTTTTTAGGGTTGGCAATGTGACCCAATATCAAGGCCGGCGGGAGGCCAAGTAGCTTCCTCTCTTCTTCCAGATCCATGAGAAGGATATCGCGATGGCATTTTAATTTCCACATCTCCATGCGCGTCCATTTTAATTTGGCGGCTATCCGGGCCGCCGACAAGAGTATCTGATCCCTCGTCTTTGGCATGATTGGAGCCAGGATTTGCAGGTGCCTAGCGTTCCTCAGTTGGGAGTCCAGTTTCGATTCCTGCTCCTGCAACCTCTCGTTGGCGTCTGAGACTCTTTCCGACATGACCTCGCGCCGACGTTCGAGGATATCTTGTGCTAGATTGTGGTCGATACGACTCCTTGATATTGTAACCTCACCGCTGGGCGTCTGTACCGATGTTGAGGAATCAGACTCGAGTCTTCTGATCGCTCGTCGAGTCTGACCATCGTAGCTGCCACCGACGACGCCCCTCATTCGCACACCCGACGTTCTAAACGCAGCAGCGTAGTTGAGTTTGGCCAACCAGTCGTTCAGCTCTTCTTCATTATCCGCCAAAAGCACCTCCTCAGAGCCCCCATGCTTCACGTAGACAAATGCATTCTTGTGCTTTTTATAGGATGAATCGAGCAGCGCAACCGCATCATTGGTCGACAATAAACTGTCGGGCTTGAAATGTTCCAGTGGCGGTTGGAATATAACAGGTATGCCGTCGTTGCCATGCTTGATGTGGCTGTCGAGCTGGTGCATCAGGTTCTTGACCCAGGACGTATTGCGGAAGAAGTACAGTTGAGCTCCCGTCAGAATAGCACCCCATTCCTGCCAAGGAGATCtcgttttcttcttcttcacatCTTTCCGCCAGAGTAGGCCAACTTTGGTGATTTTGATGTCCACAATTCCTTGCTGAGCTTCCTCTGGATTGGTCGCTGTCTTCTCAGACATAAAAGCATCAGGCCGCGACCTGGCCGACACTATTTGAAGAATACCGGTCTTAAAGAAAGTCTTCTGAAgctcctgcaggttgaaagACTGTGCAGTACCCAGATAGCTGTAAGTGTCGTCCAAGGGGATCACATCTTTGAGGTTAGGTCGTAGTATGTCAAGTTTCTGGTCTATGATCAAGGTATAAGGGTCGATCGGTTCCTTAGCGGCCCTCTTCACTGGATCCTGATTGGCGTTAAAGAGTgacttcttcttggccttgtgAGCAACTATCCTTTCCCCGTTGATGTCCAGATCATCCTCAACATGGATGAAAGGTGTGTAAGTGATGTTGTCGTAAAAACACTCGAGGATATCATCAAAGATACCCTCTCCGTGTGTGTTCTTGAGATAATCCGCCTTCTGCATCTTATATTTGTTGTTCTTGTTGAAAACATCTGTGTGGAGGATAAGAAGAGAGAATGCAATGAAGTAGGCCTGATCTGGGTTGGTGTAAATTCCTGGGTTGCACTCATGGTATCGGTTCGCGAAGGCCTGCAAACAGCGATCGATTTGCTGCGTTTCCTTGGGAAGCTCAGCTTCCATCAACAGCTTCCTGATAGCCATATCCATTGGATCCCCAAAGAAGCTAAACCTGCGCATATAGCTCCGTAAGACTGCCTGCGAGAAAGCATCAGCGCTCTTGGACAGAGCGCTGGCAACCACACTACGACTGACGACCTCCTCTAACCTTGCGAGATACTTCGCAGGTGTATCGTCATCTCGTCTCTCTGGAAGAACAAGCGCCTGCTCGCGAGCAATCTGGAGTGAGTTGTTCTTGGAAGTTGTGGAACCGGGTGTGGCCGGAGTCCGTGAACCGTGTCTACCCGAAAGATCGTTGTTTTGACGAAGCTTGTTCAGACCCAGCAGATCTCCGAAGCTCTTGCGCCCTGTAGATGTCGAAGTGCGCGGAGGCGCATGCAGACCATCATCCATCGATTGCCTTCCCAACGAGCTGAAAGTTGAGGACCTCCCTCTATTGTTGAGGGCCAGCTTGGATGGCGAAGACCGGCCTGAGTTTCTCGAATCAGGCCTGAAAAGAGCGGTGGCAGGCGACACGCTAGCCTTGTGGGAAAGGTGAAAAGCAGGAGACGTTGCAGAAGATGTGAGCCTGGATGATGTGGGCCTCGAAGGCGTTGGCGTGGGCGTCGTACTGTGACCTGCAGGCCGACTTGATGTACTTGCTCTAAAAGAATCAGGCGTGGCAGTCGACAGCGAAGCGCCTGTAGTAGGCCTCTGCACATCCGACTGAGAGTTACCGCCCTTCTGCAGGTGTGCTATAGGGAATAGAGGTTCTGGTTGCTTTTGTCGCCGGCGCGGTAGTCGGAAGAAGGTGGTTGTGGTTTGGACGGTGTGGGTCGTGGTCGTCGTGCTGCCGTACACGCGGTGATCACCAGAGCTGCCGTCTGATCTCGAAGACTCGGATAGCCTGGTTACCGGGAGGGGTAATCCGTTTCCATCCGTGTCATCGCCATAAGCAGGAGGCTGGTGGGAAGTGCTAGCTCTTCCGGGTACATCGAAGGTGACGCTCTGCTTGCTAGAGGTCGCTCCAAAGTTGAGCGTTTTCCTGCGATCCTTCTTGGTCGTTAGACGAGGTACCTGTTCGCCGGACTCGTCTTTGCTCTCGTCTTTGTCTCCAAGACCCCATGGAAGCTTCATGCGCGAAGACTTCTTCGGCAAGGGCATTGTATTCATATCAACGGTCGGAGAGGTTTTGATTATCTCGGGGGCTAGTATTTACAAGGTTAGCATGCACTTTTGAGTCGCGAGGGCCCGTGGAAGGGACTCCGATGGAATTCCGTATTCGGTTGATCACATAcgtggctgctgctgatgcgaAAGAGAGATTGGAGGCATCGGCGGCCGTTTCTCAGCCTGCGCCTGCTGTCTTGCCCTCGTCGCGAGCTGGGAGTCGGAGGCATTCCGGAACCTAAGCATTGAAAATCGGCGTTGTTTACTGGCATCATCCGGCAGTGGAGGCGATTGGGATCTGGGAGGTAGATTTATCGAGGGAATCGGCTGCAAGGAGGGCTGTCCAGCATCAGGAGAGGTTTCGCTGGGAGGTGTTGTTGTGGGAGTCGCGGGAATGGTGTTTGTTCCGGCGTCCGGGTCGGGCGGCGGAGTTGAAGGTGGTGAGTTTGGCAGGGTAGGTTCGCCCAGTTGCGTCGTCTCGGGGGTGGGCTGCTGATTATCGACCGACAGCACTTCGTCGGAATTGGCATGACGGCGCATATCGGATTCGCTGGCGATTACGCCGCGGCGACGAAGAAACGGCATGGCGACAAGTGCGGGCGGTCATGCTAGGCTGGGCCAGGCTGTGTTGATGACACTCACGACGAGACCATCGCAGAGCAGGGAGTTCTTCTCACAAGCAAAGCTGGGAGGCCGGCAGAAGCTCTCCCTTGGGGTCACCTATTGCTTGAACGGGCTCAATGATGACATTTGGCCGACCTTGTGGCCCTTGTTTCGGATAGAATCGGACGGGAACGAGCGCGCATGCGTGTCTGTTTGAATTGgggatgaagaaaaaaaaacgaaggaCGACAGACACCCGCAGTTGAGCAGAAAGTTGGATCGTTCACTCGATGCCAGCGCATGCGAGAATAATAAAAACTGATTTGATGGACGGACCGGGTTCACAACGAGGCTGGCCTGTCGGGCGGTGCTGGGCTAGGTAGGAAAGGGTTACAACGAGGGCTAAAATGCGCTACAAGGCCGGGCGGGAGCTCAGGGCTGGACCACCTACCCACGCAACGGAAAGGAGTCGAGAAAGGAGGCAGGTACAGGGACAAGGGGCGAGCCGGTTTAGCTCAACCAACCAGGACGGTGAATGTCGGCGGGGGCCCACCTCCAACCGTGCAGTCCGCCAGGGATGAAGAAAAATCCAACTTTCTGGGTTACCGAGAATGGGGGATAGGTGCCCGTTGCCTGGGTAAGTAAGGGACTGGACTATACAGAATGTGTGCTAATTAGGTACGGTAAGTTGGCGATTGCAACCAAATACTCAGAGAATTATTCCATTTCAGGCAAAGTCAAACAACAATAAGCACTTCACACAACCATCTCAACTTGCTGTCATCTTTTTGGGGGCGCTTGGACACGTCAAGACCTATGAAGGAGGTAAGCAAGGAACGCCTGTGCTGTAAGATTCATCTAATGGCGCGAGCGCCCAGCGATCACCTGTGGCCCCACGAAGCAGCGAGCAATCCTGTGCAAGACCAGCCGACTAGTCCGTACCTTGAACAGAACAatgcaaccaaccaaccatcaCTCGAGAATTTCCAGAGGTTGGTAGCTCGTATCAAGAGAATCTCGTCTTTTAGATACAGCCTTGTCCCTTGCCGTTCCGTGTACGACTGATatgttttattattattatttttttatttttttgtgttgCTATCATAATTCAGCTGGCATGGCCCGTTGTAGGTATGCGTAGGCTAATACTGATGCAAGTGCACCCTGCGTACTTTAACGTCGTACAACGGAGCACTCTTTGCTTGGTCCATGTCGCTCAACGTTTTGATCCTTGGCGCTCAGTGTTCTGTGCCATGTCTGCAAGCCAGGGTGTTGTGCCGCAAAAATATGACCTTGCGGCCCATGTGGAAATCGACCGAGCTGTCTACAGCGCCGTTCGTCCACTCCAGTGATGTTGTATATTGATGGAAATCGAtccgccttttttttccctcccctCTCTAAAACTaaaaactagttctagagccAACCGTTTTACGCCTCATCAGTGAGACTCAAACCGAATCGACTAAAACTGTACAACGACAAGGCTAGACCAAGGTCAGGTTACCGATCTGGACATCGATCGGTGCACGACTGGAGCGGACATAGTTATAATTACCTAAAGAAATCCTTCCTGTATTCGGTTCATCTTATGCTCCGGTTTCGCTGTGCTTTGGGGCGTTGTGATGCTTAGGTACGTAAAAGTAATTACCGAGCTTACTTCCTAGAAGTACGGAGTAGCACCCGAGTCTCGTCAGGCATTTACCATGAAAAGATATACTGCAGTCTGCCGGTAGTTACGAAGTATGCATTGGATTATGGAGTCGACAAACACCTCGGTATCACTCACAGAAAAACGATGGGCCTGCAAAGGAATGAATGGCAGGTTCAGGATCCACTTTTCATGCAGCCGGATGCAGACTCTCTGAGTCGGTTACATGGATGAGATCTGGATTTGGATTTTGGATGCTGCCTTGGCTGCTCATTTGGATTTGCCGACGGGGCTGGAAGGGGCGGGAGTGCAGAGTGAAAGCTGGGGTCTCCTGCCTCCAATTCCTAATCCACATTCAGAGGCTGTGCTGCGCATTCGCTCGACGACGGCCTGGCAAGTCAGCCCCTCACAAACTGTAGGTAGGAACGGCCGGTACGTCCCCATCTTTGCCGGCTATCGTCTTCACACACGAAACAACTTCTCGCCATCGATACATACGATAGGTTGCGGGATCCGTTTTGCTTGATCTTTTGCTTTTGCATCATTGCATTCTCTCTTTATATCCAAAGTCTCGATTGACGTTTTCGCAACTCGGGTAGTTCTGGTTTTGCTcggcttttttattttattttattttactgGGGTTCCCCCAACCAAGCCTCCCGGGGCCACTGGTGTCCGGTTCGGCGCAGACTTGATGAACAGGCCGAACCTTACGTTGCGATTGAaataaacaacaacaacaacaacaacagtaaTCTAGGCTTGTCAAAGTCTGCAAGATGCATTCCAGGCCATATTTCACCACTCCAATCCTGCTATGTCTAGCCCTGGCCCTCGTCTTCTGTCCAACCGTACCGGCTGCTGGTGTTAGACTAGACCACGGCTACGCTTCGTACCAACCGCCGCAGGCCCAAGCAAACAATGGCGTTTTCCCCTTCCTTACATGGCTGCGCAACTCGGCCGTTGAATTTATTTTTGGCCGGCCGGCCTCGGCTAAACCCAAGTCGGCACCGGCGCGGGGAATGGGGGCGTTCAATCCCCGATATTCTAAGGAGACGGTCCTTCGCTTTAACGTATCGAGTCAGGAGGACGAAAATGCTCTTGCCGATGCCGCCGACCGGCTGTTCCTTGACGTCTGGGGATTCACGCGAAACCACGTCGATATCCGCATACACAAGAACGACGTCACACCGCTGCTGAGCCTCCTACCCGTCTCCCTCCGAGGCAACTTTTCAACTCTGATCCCCGACCTTCCCTCCGCCGTTGCTGCAACCTATAACAGACGCGTCAAGGACGATACGCGATTCGACCCGAGCAGCAGCAAGACGCTTAAGCCCTCGCTCATTGACTCTGCCGAAGAGTTCGATAATGTCTTCTTCCGCGACTACCAGCCTCTACATGTCATTCATCAGTGGATGCGTCTTCTCGAGTCGATGTTCCCCAAGATAGTGAAGTTGGAGACCATCGGCAAGTCGTTTGAGGGCCGCGAGATTCTTGCGctcagggttggaaataattTGTATGCACAGGATGCGGACAAGAACAAGGCGCCGCGAAAGACggtggttattaacggcggcTTGCATGCGCGCGAGTGGATCGCGACTGCGACTGTCAACTATCTCGTCTGGGCCCTCATCACCTCTTACGATCAGGAGCCTGTTCTGACTCGGTTCTTGAATAACTACACGGTCGTTTTCATCCCAGTAACCAACCCAGATGGATATGTATACAGCTGGGACTCTGATCGTCTCTGGCGAAAGTCGAGGCAAGACACCCCGTTCAACTTCTGTCATGGGCTTGACCTCAACCATGCGTTCGACTTTGAGTGGAACCAGGACCTACGTGAACCATGCTCGGAGGATTACGGTGGTCAGAAGCCATTTGAGGCTGTGGAGGCCAGGGAGCTCTCGCAATGGGCCAAGAAGCAGGTGGAGGAAAATCACGCTCAGTTTGTTGGGTTTATCGACCTGCACTCGTATTCTCAAGAGATTCTTTATCCTTTCGAGTACACTTGCGACCCGGAGCCGCCAAATGTTGAGAATCTCGAAG
The Pyricularia oryzae 70-15 chromosome 1, whole genome shotgun sequence DNA segment above includes these coding regions:
- a CDS encoding protein transporter sec73, with amino-acid sequence MPFLRRRGVIASESDMRRHANSDEVLSVDNQQPTPETTQLGEPTLPNSPPSTPPPDPDAGTNTIPATPTTTPPSETSPDAGQPSLQPIPSINLPPRSQSPPLPDDASKQRRFSMLRFRNASDSQLATRARQQAQAEKRPPMPPISLSHQQQPPPEIIKTSPTVDMNTMPLPKKSSRMKLPWGLGDKDESKDESGEQVPRLTTKKDRRKTLNFGATSSKQSVTFDVPGRASTSHQPPAYGDDTDGNGLPLPVTRLSESSRSDGSSGDHRVYGSTTTTTHTVQTTTTFFRLPRRRQKQPEPLFPIAHLQKGGNSQSDVQRPTTGASLSTATPDSFRASTSSRPAGHSTTPTPTPSRPTSSRLTSSATSPAFHLSHKASVSPATALFRPDSRNSGRSSPSKLALNNRGRSSTFSSLGRQSMDDGLHAPPRTSTSTGRKSFGDLLGLNKLRQNNDLSGRHGSRTPATPGSTTSKNNSLQIAREQALVLPERRDDDTPAKYLARLEEVVSRSVVASALSKSADAFSQAVLRSYMRRFSFFGDPMDMAIRKLLMEAELPKETQQIDRCLQAFANRYHECNPGIYTNPDQAYFIAFSLLILHTDVFNKNNKYKMQKADYLKNTHGEGIFDDILECFYDNITYTPFIHVEDDLDINGERIVAHKAKKKSLFNANQDPVKRAAKEPIDPYTLIIDQKLDILRPNLKDVIPLDDTYSYLGTAQSFNLQELQKTFFKTGILQIVSARSRPDAFMSEKTATNPEEAQQGIVDIKITKVGLLWRKDVKKKKTRSPWQEWGAILTGAQLYFFRNTSWVKNLMHQLDSHIKHGNDGIPVIFQPPLEHFKPDSLLSTNDAVALLDSSYKKHKNAFVYVKHGGSEEVLLADNEEELNDWLAKLNYAAAFRTSGVRMRGVVGGSYDGQTRRAIRRLESDSSTSVQTPSGEVTISRSRIDHNLAQDILERRREVMSERVSDANERLQEQESKLDSQLRNARHLQILAPIMPKTRDQILLSAARIAAKLKWTRMEMWKLKCHRDILLMDLEEERKLLGLPPALILGHIANPKKPALGRETSKASSSTVVQQSPKSTLPAPLRVAPPAPGEAPDSPEGDVFQTPPTSATYHKHSLSWDNPSVSIDHPSPRKGSTASATATPNPVAASPSPNMTSSTSPTAATGIPTALQPPQPAGKPSDEHDAAERELLEQAGLLDNESKETENKSSTTLAGDVSEGREREPWETNSPLPGSVSSDKQDRNKIRRSLQRTLRESAGHLSHVRSRKGKEPAAPSSADEESSRDETNVLTRGTGSFVVHGKKASVINFGGDLQGSAADQRLRNRKTQQTMDTVRTDVNSTPFSGTDPSPTSATAAPDFRTILQSPRDTERRESAASASTATAMSFRELHRKYSTAQATKSHGNLSLPDEDSDAALSFSDGRRTPLPPIEHDSDEEADLANEVRLRLGLTSDRGKRVVVSDGDEEYVDMGSNDDENRRSGGLLSPAESTLQQRFYTPEPPLSPTSETSDDHDIDRGRTQTPLSSPPQLQAVNG